GGTGTCCGGAGCGACGGCCTCGGACTGGCCTCCCTCGTTCAGCTCGAACGCCCGCGGTGCGGCGCGCAGACAGGTGGCGTTGCCGACGCACAGCTCGTGATCGACGGTCACCAGGTACTTGCGGTCGGTCATTCGGTCACCCCGGAACCAGGTGGAGGGCGCGCAGTTCACGCATCATCGGGGAGGGCACGTACTCGACGGTCTCCTCCTTCAGCTGCAGCCTCGGGACGACCTCGGCCAGGGCCAGAAAT
This genomic interval from Streptomyces sp. B21-083 contains the following:
- a CDS encoding ferredoxin; the encoded protein is MTDRKYLVTVDHELCVGNATCLRAAPRAFELNEGGQSEAVAPDTETRENLLEAVLLCPMNAISVTEVETGQRLEPEA